A DNA window from Ctenopharyngodon idella isolate HZGC_01 chromosome 8, HZGC01, whole genome shotgun sequence contains the following coding sequences:
- the LOC127517250 gene encoding major histocompatibility complex class I-related gene protein-like isoform X1: MLIVCMLSLLAVVNAGVSTGSHSLMALATYIVGQTPFPEFTVVVMLDDLQIAYYDSITWKVVYRTNSDSQYYDEEQSDGGVIFQYIYNNLKRQAVYLKDQLNDTDHTGVHVHQRLVGCELLNNDKPGLLKSWDAFDQLNTEEFSFNAEKNEMQVKMPWMPWSQQEWHNKKFLHEYIYQPICIKTLRRFLNMEKNKVMRKVKPRVRLIWKTLTDSQGLQISCLATGFYPRHINLTLFRDGQPVDDDQITGGEILPNGDGTYQMRKSLMISAEELRERHKYNCTMKHLNLDNKLDITFDVDESDPGSISLSVVISVLVLMCVAVLIIPALIIKRKRCSAGRGSETSKSDYSLTPSSTQDET, translated from the exons ATGCTCATTGTGTGTATGTTGTCACTTTTGGCAGTCGTTAACGCAG GTGTATCCACAGGTTCTCACTCACTGATGGCTTTGGCAACATATATAGTTGGACAGACACCATTTCCAGAGTTTACTGTTGTGGTGATGTTGGATGATCTGCAAATAGCATATTATGACTCAATCACATGGAAAGTTGTCTATCGAACTAACAGCGATTCACAGTACTATGATGAAGAGCAAAGTGATGGTGGtgttatatttcaatatatatataacaacctGAAACGTCAAGCAGTTTATCTTAAGGATCAATTAAATGACACGGATCACACAG GTGTACATGTTCATCAGAGGCTTGTTGGGTGTGAATTACTGAACAATGATAAACCAGGTCTACTGAAGTCATGGGATGCTTTTGATCAACTAAATACAGAGGAATTCTCCTTtaatgcagaaaaaaatgaaatgcaagTGAAAATGCCATGGATGCCATGGAGCCAACAAGAATGGCATAATAAAAAGTTTCTGCATGAATACATTTATCAACCTATTTGCATTAAAACACTACGGAGGTTCCTGAATATGGAAAAGAACAAGGTGATGAGAAAAG TGAAACCCAGAGTCAGACTTATATGGAAGACACTCACAGACTCTCAAGGGCTTCAGATCAGCTGTCTGGCCACTGGTTTTTACCCCCGTCACATTAACCTGACTCTGTTCAGAGATGGTCAGCCTGTGGATGATGATCAGATCACAGGAGGAGAGATTCTTCCCAACGGAGACGGAACTTACCAGATGAGGAAGAGTTTGATGATCAGCGCAGAAGAACTACGTGAAAGACATAAATACAACTGTACAATGAAGCACCTCAATCTGGACAACAAACTGGACATTACATTTG aTGTGGATGAATCTGACCCTGGATCCATTAGTCTGTCTGTAGTTATCAGTGTGCTGGTGTTAATGTGTGTGGCTGTTCTCATCATACCTGCACTCATtataaagaggaagagatgttCTGCTg GACGAGGCTCTGAGACGTCAAAGAGTGATTACTCCCTTACTCCAT cTTCCACGCAAGATGAAACATGA
- the LOC127517250 gene encoding hereditary hemochromatosis protein homolog isoform X2: protein MLNSPHLICKSVSLNSVSFHLSTGVHVHQRLVGCELLNNDKPGLLKSWDAFDQLNTEEFSFNAEKNEMQVKMPWMPWSQQEWHNKKFLHEYIYQPICIKTLRRFLNMEKNKVMRKVKPRVRLIWKTLTDSQGLQISCLATGFYPRHINLTLFRDGQPVDDDQITGGEILPNGDGTYQMRKSLMISAEELRERHKYNCTMKHLNLDNKLDITFDVDESDPGSISLSVVISVLVLMCVAVLIIPALIIKRKRCSAGRGSETSKSDYSLTPSSTQDET from the exons ATGCTCAATTCTCCACATCTTATATGTAAGTCAGTAAGTCTTAATTcagtttcttttcatttatctACAGGTGTACATGTTCATCAGAGGCTTGTTGGGTGTGAATTACTGAACAATGATAAACCAGGTCTACTGAAGTCATGGGATGCTTTTGATCAACTAAATACAGAGGAATTCTCCTTtaatgcagaaaaaaatgaaatgcaagTGAAAATGCCATGGATGCCATGGAGCCAACAAGAATGGCATAATAAAAAGTTTCTGCATGAATACATTTATCAACCTATTTGCATTAAAACACTACGGAGGTTCCTGAATATGGAAAAGAACAAGGTGATGAGAAAAG TGAAACCCAGAGTCAGACTTATATGGAAGACACTCACAGACTCTCAAGGGCTTCAGATCAGCTGTCTGGCCACTGGTTTTTACCCCCGTCACATTAACCTGACTCTGTTCAGAGATGGTCAGCCTGTGGATGATGATCAGATCACAGGAGGAGAGATTCTTCCCAACGGAGACGGAACTTACCAGATGAGGAAGAGTTTGATGATCAGCGCAGAAGAACTACGTGAAAGACATAAATACAACTGTACAATGAAGCACCTCAATCTGGACAACAAACTGGACATTACATTTG aTGTGGATGAATCTGACCCTGGATCCATTAGTCTGTCTGTAGTTATCAGTGTGCTGGTGTTAATGTGTGTGGCTGTTCTCATCATACCTGCACTCATtataaagaggaagagatgttCTGCTg GACGAGGCTCTGAGACGTCAAAGAGTGATTACTCCCTTACTCCAT cTTCCACGCAAGATGAAACATGA